Proteins encoded in a region of the Streptomyces sp. NBC_01471 genome:
- a CDS encoding type II secretion system F family protein, translating into MAGEVVHRLGVVLCVVAAAARLGLAWTGRRHEQLSRNRAAALLAVAPGRAARRPEYRVWVVRWGAPLAAVATGCVLVGGWVGCAFGLAAGYGVRRWQGSRSSSGADEALARSTERELPLAAELLAACIAAGAGPREAAEAVGESLGGPVGDALARVAAELRLGSEPASAWGRFGSIPGAAALARCLERAASTGAPAADSVARLAAGIRAGRARAAKDRAGRAGVLITGPVGLCFLPAFLAVGVVPVVIGLAGHLLKAS; encoded by the coding sequence ATGGCGGGTGAAGTTGTCCACAGGCTGGGGGTGGTGCTGTGCGTGGTGGCAGCAGCAGCCCGACTCGGCCTCGCCTGGACAGGGCGGCGGCACGAACAGCTGTCACGCAACAGGGCCGCCGCACTCCTGGCCGTGGCACCGGGGAGGGCGGCGCGGCGCCCCGAGTACCGGGTGTGGGTCGTCCGGTGGGGCGCTCCGCTGGCCGCGGTGGCCACCGGTTGCGTCCTGGTGGGGGGATGGGTCGGATGCGCGTTCGGCCTTGCCGCCGGGTACGGGGTGCGGCGCTGGCAGGGCAGCCGTTCGTCGTCAGGAGCCGACGAGGCCCTGGCGAGGTCCACCGAACGTGAACTGCCGCTTGCCGCAGAGCTTCTGGCGGCGTGCATCGCGGCCGGGGCAGGACCCCGTGAGGCGGCCGAGGCGGTCGGGGAATCGCTGGGCGGACCGGTCGGCGACGCTCTGGCCCGGGTGGCGGCGGAGCTGCGGCTCGGCAGCGAACCCGCATCGGCCTGGGGGCGGTTCGGGTCGATACCTGGGGCGGCAGCCCTGGCCCGCTGCCTGGAGCGGGCCGCGTCGACCGGGGCACCCGCAGCTGATTCGGTCGCCCGGCTCGCGGCAGGCATCAGAGCCGGCCGGGCCAGGGCGGCGAAAGACAGGGCGGGCCGGGCGGGCGTTCTGATCACCGGACCGGTCGGCCTCTGCTTCCTGCCTGCGTTCCTGGCAGTCGGGGTGGTGCCGGTGGTCATCGGGCTGGCAGGCCACCTCCTGAAGGCGAGCTGA
- a CDS encoding DUF4244 domain-containing protein — translation MVNVRKLPNGSAAPQKSGEPGGSGAWTWMRARWHLLGFGAGRDAGMSTSEYAMGTIAACAFAAVLYKVVTSGPVAAALQSVVEKALHAKF, via the coding sequence ATGGTGAACGTACGGAAGCTGCCGAACGGATCGGCTGCGCCGCAGAAGTCCGGTGAGCCGGGCGGTTCAGGGGCTTGGACGTGGATGCGGGCCCGATGGCATCTGCTGGGGTTCGGTGCCGGCAGGGACGCGGGGATGTCCACGTCCGAGTACGCGATGGGGACGATCGCGGCGTGTGCGTTCGCGGCGGTGCTCTACAAGGTGGTTACCAGCGGACCTGTTGCTGCGGCGCTGCAATCGGTGGTCGAGAAGGCGCTCCATGCGAAGTTCTGA
- a CDS encoding type II secretion system F family protein: protein MAQAADHDRRRVVTALVFLAVLCAGAGLCVLSARERGLRRGRLLFAGGSGKSVAPWGVSLRGRVSDRLRPEWICLVLGGAVAVLGGSVLPLLVGALAVPLLGRRLRTVAAARDRLARADAVITLCGAVAAELRAGKQPGEALLAAGRGSGALGAAEAAVLAAARFGGDVPEALRRAAREPGAGGLRGAAACWRVSVDGGAGLAAGLEGLEGALRAERDQRAGLRAELAGARSTVLVLALLPAGGLLLGTALGADPLRTLLHTPAGLCCLLAGGVLESAGFFWAGRIVRAGEDV, encoded by the coding sequence ATGGCCCAGGCTGCGGACCATGACCGGAGGCGCGTTGTGACGGCTCTGGTGTTCCTGGCCGTGCTCTGTGCGGGGGCGGGCCTGTGCGTGCTGAGCGCGCGGGAGCGGGGGCTGCGCAGGGGGCGGCTGCTGTTCGCGGGTGGTTCGGGGAAGAGCGTTGCCCCGTGGGGTGTTTCGCTCCGCGGCCGGGTGAGCGACCGTCTGCGGCCGGAGTGGATCTGTCTGGTGCTGGGTGGCGCTGTGGCGGTGCTGGGCGGATCGGTGCTGCCGCTCCTGGTGGGGGCGCTGGCGGTGCCATTGCTGGGCCGACGGCTGCGGACCGTGGCTGCGGCGCGGGACCGGCTGGCGCGGGCCGACGCGGTGATCACCCTGTGCGGGGCCGTGGCTGCCGAACTGCGGGCCGGGAAGCAGCCCGGAGAGGCGTTGCTGGCTGCTGGCCGGGGTTCGGGTGCTCTGGGTGCCGCAGAGGCCGCGGTACTGGCAGCAGCGCGGTTCGGCGGGGACGTGCCCGAGGCCCTGCGGCGCGCGGCACGAGAGCCGGGAGCGGGCGGCCTGCGCGGTGCGGCCGCTTGTTGGCGAGTGTCGGTGGACGGGGGCGCGGGGCTCGCGGCCGGACTCGAAGGGCTGGAGGGTGCGCTGCGCGCCGAGCGCGACCAACGAGCCGGTCTCCGGGCGGAACTGGCCGGGGCGCGGTCGACGGTGCTGGTCCTCGCATTGCTTCCAGCAGGCGGTCTGTTGCTGGGCACCGCGCTCGGGGCCGATCCACTGCGGACCTTATTGCACACTCCGGCGGGACTGTGCTGCCTGCTCGCGGGCGGGGTGCTGGAGAGCGCCGGGTTCTTCTGGGCAGGGCGGATCGTTCGCGCCGGGGAGGACGTATGA
- a CDS encoding TadE family type IV pilus minor pilin, translated as MALVWALTAAAAQIQCVDAARVGARAAARSEPRAAAVAAARSAAPRGARVTVGRAGELWRVRVLAPTPGPGPLTLTLKAEAAALDEGEVGGPSSPSDANDPGAPSSASHRSNTGTVMSPRMSPQRKRPDGSAVRT; from the coding sequence ATGGCGCTGGTCTGGGCTCTGACCGCGGCAGCCGCCCAGATCCAGTGCGTCGATGCGGCGCGGGTCGGTGCGCGGGCGGCCGCCAGATCGGAACCAAGGGCTGCCGCGGTCGCCGCCGCCCGTTCGGCAGCCCCGCGCGGCGCACGCGTCACAGTGGGCCGCGCGGGGGAGTTGTGGAGGGTTCGGGTGCTAGCCCCGACGCCGGGGCCCGGCCCCCTCACGCTGACGCTCAAGGCGGAAGCGGCGGCGCTCGACGAGGGCGAAGTGGGCGGCCCCAGCAGCCCCAGCGACGCCAACGACCCCGGCGCCCCCAGTAGTGCCAGTCACCGGAGCAACACCGGGACGGTGATGAGTCCACGGATGAGCCCACAGCGGAAGCGGCCCGACGGCTCGGCGGTGCGGACATGA